From the genome of Devriesea agamarum, one region includes:
- a CDS encoding ribbon-helix-helix protein — protein MGMTTIKVPTELRDRVNRDAQEQGVTAAGLIEALLDEHERGQRMKAFGQAFRTADDDYWDEFYVWDVSSAKDQA, from the coding sequence ATGGGAATGACGACAATCAAAGTCCCAACTGAGCTCCGGGACCGAGTAAACCGCGACGCCCAGGAACAAGGGGTGACAGCGGCGGGCCTCATTGAGGCCCTCCTCGATGAGCATGAGCGCGGACAACGCATGAAAGCCTTTGGTCAAGCATTCAGGACTGCTGACGATGATTATTGGGATGAATTTTATGTATGGGACGTCTCATCGGCGAAAGATCAAGCCTAA
- a CDS encoding type II toxin-antitoxin system PemK/MazF family toxin, with amino-acid sequence MTDLVRGTLVWADLNPVRGREQAGRRPALVISSNLYLEQADTLAIILPATSKNRGWPNHVLLRGPYLNVKQPTYAMTEQPRTVTRDRFLGTIGVVDDETMRNIDRWLRDFMGL; translated from the coding sequence ATGACCGATCTCGTGCGCGGAACTTTGGTCTGGGCTGATCTCAATCCGGTCCGGGGGCGAGAACAAGCTGGCAGGCGTCCTGCTCTCGTAATCTCCAGCAATCTCTACCTTGAGCAAGCCGACACCCTCGCGATCATCCTTCCCGCCACATCGAAGAATCGAGGATGGCCGAATCATGTTCTACTTCGAGGCCCATATCTCAACGTCAAGCAGCCAACCTATGCGATGACAGAGCAGCCTCGAACCGTCACTCGCGACCGCTTCTTAGGGACGATAGGGGTCGTAGACGACGAGACTATGCGGAACATCGACAGGTGGCTACGAGACTTTATGGGTCTTTAA
- a CDS encoding GAP family protein encodes MSSLIMSVTGMDTGSLLGLLALALVDSTSVGTLVIPLLLLMAPVSRGRLVGRVVLYLVTIGVFYYLLGLLLALGLLPAVSSVGPLLDSVPGRVGMIAVGGVLLLWSLWLDPKKVVKRGGDPEAGVRRWVERSGRAAASSWAVMALAFAAGLLEAASMLPYIAAIGIMGNAGISFLSVAVVLAVYCVVMIAPGLVLVGLRLMSGSRGDELLGRIREWSVRQAPSAFSWAVGIIGVVIGVRGVHGLIGF; translated from the coding sequence ATGTCGTCGCTCATTATGTCCGTGACCGGTATGGATACCGGGAGCCTGCTGGGTCTGCTTGCGCTTGCCCTGGTCGATTCGACCAGTGTCGGCACCCTGGTGATTCCGCTATTGCTGCTCATGGCGCCGGTATCGCGAGGGCGGCTTGTTGGCCGCGTGGTGCTGTATCTCGTGACGATCGGTGTTTTCTACTATCTGCTTGGACTTTTACTTGCACTGGGCCTGCTTCCCGCAGTGTCGTCGGTAGGGCCGCTGCTGGATTCCGTACCGGGGAGAGTAGGCATGATTGCCGTCGGTGGTGTGTTGCTGCTGTGGTCTTTGTGGCTCGACCCCAAGAAAGTAGTGAAACGCGGAGGCGATCCGGAAGCGGGGGTACGGCGCTGGGTTGAGCGTTCGGGGCGTGCCGCTGCATCTAGCTGGGCGGTGATGGCCCTTGCGTTTGCCGCCGGTCTCCTGGAGGCGGCGTCTATGCTGCCGTACATTGCCGCCATCGGAATTATGGGAAACGCGGGAATATCGTTTTTGAGCGTGGCCGTGGTGTTGGCCGTGTACTGCGTGGTGATGATCGCGCCCGGCCTGGTGCTGGTGGGGCTGCGGCTTATGAGTGGGAGTCGCGGTGACGAGCTGCTTGGCCGGATCCGAGAGTGGTCGGTGCGTCAGGCTCCTAGTGCGTTTTCCTGGGCGGTGGGGATCATCGGCGTCGTGATCGGTGTGCGCGGCGTGCATGGGTTGATCGGCTTCTAA
- a CDS encoding phosphatase PAP2 family protein, whose protein sequence is MPSPALSKAHCPTHMDQQSLRWPLPTALWWRTWVPGIGLMMVIIAVAAGAIVTTLGAVSTGEASLDAALAAHRTPAITLLAWAVDIGVGPKGAPVILAVICIGLFTAHRRNDAFALGAMTSIGWTGAALPKLIVRRHRPGAELQPLKAELGHDSFPSGHTAFIGALAMAAVVLLIRARMRRAATVMAVLGVAAIAFVSSMRMYLGVHFLVDVTAAPLFSSGVILILLPQFMWFSNWATERTSQLFRSRSTHARRAHRSRRR, encoded by the coding sequence ATGCCATCACCCGCGCTCAGCAAAGCCCATTGCCCGACCCATATGGATCAGCAATCGCTGCGCTGGCCGCTTCCCACCGCCCTATGGTGGCGCACCTGGGTCCCCGGAATCGGACTGATGATGGTGATCATCGCGGTGGCAGCGGGGGCTATCGTCACCACCCTTGGCGCTGTCTCCACCGGGGAAGCCTCCCTAGACGCAGCCCTAGCAGCTCACCGCACTCCTGCTATCACCCTCCTCGCCTGGGCTGTCGATATCGGAGTCGGGCCCAAAGGTGCCCCGGTCATCCTCGCCGTCATCTGCATCGGTTTATTCACTGCGCACCGTCGCAATGACGCCTTCGCACTCGGAGCCATGACCTCTATCGGATGGACCGGCGCCGCCCTGCCCAAACTCATCGTCAGACGCCACCGTCCCGGAGCAGAACTCCAACCGTTAAAAGCAGAGCTCGGCCATGACTCATTTCCTAGCGGACACACCGCATTTATCGGCGCGCTCGCAATGGCCGCCGTCGTCCTGCTGATCCGCGCCCGTATGCGCCGCGCTGCCACGGTGATGGCGGTGCTGGGCGTGGCAGCAATTGCGTTTGTGAGCTCAATGCGCATGTATCTCGGAGTGCATTTTCTGGTCGATGTGACCGCCGCCCCACTCTTTTCCTCCGGGGTGATCCTGATCCTGCTGCCGCAGTTTATGTGGTTCTCGAACTGGGCAACCGAACGTACCTCTCAGCTGTTTAGAAGCCGATCAACCCATGCACGCCGCGCACACCGATCACGACGCCGATGA
- a CDS encoding sensor histidine kinase translates to MTERQDEYAGVPLSEADGGRCEADGGRSEAGRARSLGMSHLGAPGSEAAPGAIAVGIETTRAEQPEDNGTAQTGNTATRMSWGRDIAGALTYAAIVALVLAGPFSTSGLLEGIPHWPLKVTAILLGIACLGLLWRRRCPLVTVLTTGLISVVEILVTGSIAAIILLYEALYRAILEGSLRFARRVTVAVCVLGCGQTVWMLMHVTDLYQVLVIVFVALIVWGMPLAWPWEVRQHRDAARVAHELARSEQKVAAQQQRLATQAAALAESERQLAAQTAAWAVVEERRRIARDLHDVVAGHLSAVALQTGAACSIADDEVRTKALATARSASVAALKDLRSLITVLHDSPIAHTDDELTPLTDTALTWDDIASRFCCGVPDTAVPAPAPAPAPAPAPAPAPAPAPATTTPATTTKTTTTDKSTICEIDPAIDDPDLVDPAIRTALLRIASEAVTNALTHGAAPRGFRVCVHEKTVELSCWNALRDQGTKAIPGSGRGLIAMRHRAHAVGGDLTTGVFSRAADVVAKPQTEQPHSLRRWELHATFPTRSRAVDVNMTYEETAS, encoded by the coding sequence GTGACGGAACGCCAAGACGAGTACGCCGGAGTGCCTCTCAGCGAGGCTGACGGAGGTCGCTGCGAGGCTGACGGAGGTCGCAGCGAGGCTGGTAGGGCTCGCAGCCTCGGGATGTCTCACTTAGGGGCACCCGGGTCCGAAGCAGCTCCGGGCGCTATAGCGGTCGGCATCGAGACGACCCGGGCTGAACAGCCTGAGGATAACGGGACCGCGCAGACTGGCAACACAGCAACTCGCATGTCTTGGGGCCGCGATATTGCCGGGGCACTGACCTACGCTGCCATTGTTGCCTTGGTGCTCGCCGGGCCATTCTCTACATCGGGACTACTCGAGGGAATACCTCACTGGCCGCTGAAAGTCACCGCGATTCTGCTCGGGATTGCCTGCCTAGGGCTGTTGTGGAGACGCCGCTGTCCCCTCGTCACCGTGCTGACCACGGGTCTGATCAGCGTCGTCGAGATTTTAGTGACCGGCAGCATCGCCGCCATCATCCTGCTTTATGAGGCGCTGTACCGGGCCATCTTGGAGGGAAGCCTTAGATTCGCGCGGCGCGTCACCGTGGCCGTCTGTGTTCTCGGGTGCGGGCAAACGGTATGGATGTTGATGCACGTCACCGACCTGTATCAGGTCCTCGTAATCGTGTTCGTTGCCCTTATCGTCTGGGGGATGCCGCTGGCCTGGCCGTGGGAAGTCCGCCAGCATCGCGATGCCGCCCGGGTCGCGCATGAGCTCGCGCGAAGCGAACAGAAAGTGGCCGCGCAGCAGCAGCGACTCGCCACCCAAGCAGCGGCGCTCGCGGAGTCCGAACGTCAGCTCGCGGCCCAAACCGCAGCCTGGGCCGTGGTCGAGGAACGACGTCGAATCGCGCGTGACCTGCACGATGTGGTCGCAGGGCATCTGTCGGCAGTGGCTCTGCAAACCGGGGCCGCATGTTCAATCGCCGACGATGAGGTCCGGACCAAAGCTCTCGCCACTGCCCGGAGTGCGTCGGTAGCGGCGTTAAAAGACCTCCGTTCGCTGATCACCGTGCTTCACGACAGTCCTATTGCTCACACCGATGACGAGCTCACTCCCCTGACGGATACCGCTCTGACCTGGGATGATATCGCCTCACGGTTTTGTTGTGGGGTACCGGATACTGCGGTGCCCGCGCCGGCGCCTGCACCTGCACCTGCACCTGCACCTGCACCTGCACCTGCACCTGCACCTGCGACCACTACCCCAGCGACAACGACAAAGACAACGACAACAGATAAAAGCACGATCTGCGAGATTGATCCCGCGATTGACGACCCCGATCTGGTCGACCCGGCGATTCGCACCGCGCTTTTGCGCATTGCCTCCGAGGCTGTGACCAATGCTCTCACTCACGGCGCAGCACCGCGCGGGTTTAGGGTCTGCGTCCATGAGAAAACCGTCGAGTTGAGCTGTTGGAATGCCCTACGCGATCAGGGCACAAAGGCTATCCCTGGATCGGGTCGCGGGCTTATTGCGATGCGTCACCGCGCACATGCGGTCGGTGGCGATCTCACCACCGGAGTGTTTTCACGCGCCGCCGACGTCGTAGCAAAGCCGCAGACCGAGCAGCCCCACAGCCTCCGCCGGTGGGAATTGCACGCCACTTTCCCCACCCGTTCCCGCGCCGTTGATGTCAACATGACCTATGAGGAGACCGCATCGTGA